From Tachysurus fulvidraco isolate hzauxx_2018 chromosome 6, HZAU_PFXX_2.0, whole genome shotgun sequence:
tcctccatcatcatcattggaGGATTATCATCATCCAAATGCTGATTAAAACATACCAGGATTAAAGTTCATTATGTTGTTACACCTACTCtgtttgtaaataatattaTCTTACCTTATATACTTAACGTCAACAAAACTATTAGTAAAAAAGAAATTCACTGATCTCTTTTTGATGATGGAACAGGATAATGTTAACAATGTAATCTAAGTGTTTATTGCGTCAAGGACCAGTAAGGGAAATGGCATATTTTTTTACTGGAGCCATAGGATTTTATTTGTTGGAGATTGTTGAGTTATGGAGCTTTAGGTTAATCCCTTTTCACTTTAAACTGATTAGGCTTTAAACTGCAACCCACTGATTACAATAATACACCAGCTCCAGGGTATCCGTTTAAAAATCATACTTGGCTGTCACAAGGatagtaaggtgtgtgtgtgtgtgtgtgtgtgtgtgtgtgtgtagcgtgtcCAGCTCCCACGGCGTGTGGCACGTCAGTACCCTGCCTATGGACTATTCCTGTATGGTGAAGGTTTGTATGCTCAAGAAACTCGAAATCTCAAGCTCACTGGTGCTCCTGTGCTCTTCTTACCTGGAAATGCTGGCAGCTACAAGCAAGGTATGAAATGATTAGTATGTACCTATTGAATTCCTgtatctgattggtcagaaggtgttgattaattctttgtaccagcagctctgacagcagtgccccataatctaataataaataaatgtgctgaTTAGGAATCTGACTTTAATCACATATATTTTGGTGCTGTTGTTGATTGCATACAGAATTATATGCAGCATTTGTATTAGTACTCAGGATtatctgagtcactggctgtatAGTCTAAGAGCTCTTTACCCCTGTCCTAAACTTGCAGCTCGATCTTTGGGCTCCGTGGCATTGAGGAAAGCAGAAGGCTTGGATGGAGAGACCCACCTGAATGTCTTCACCATTGATTTTAACGAGGAGCTGGTGGCCCTGTATGGTGGAAGTCTGAGCCGACAAACTCACTTCCTTCATGAGAGCATCAAGGTCATCCTGCACCTGTACAAGGTAAAAATctaagatttattatttattcaagaGGTTCTTTGTGCAAGAAAAAGTGTTATCACTATATTAATCTTAGTGGTCCAGGATTGTACTCTcatttgtaaatgtatgtgCAGTATTATCATTATGTAAACAGTAGTTGAGACTTCCCTGTTTTATTGTGCCGTCGAAATTCTAGTTTTCCACTTTCATTGGTTTTGTCATTATAACCTCATAAGTGCACCAATGTGAAACGAAGCTGCTTTTCTGTCTTAAACAGAACCATCCTGATCCTCCAAGCAGTGTGGTGTTAGTGGGTCACTCTATGGGCGGTGTGATCGCTCGTGCTCTGTTCTCCCTTCCTCGTTTTAATCCTCGTCTGGTCAGCCTCATCCTCACCCAGGCCTCACCTCACCAGTCTCCTGTTCTCTCCTTGGATCCCTTCATACTTGGTAGGAAAGCTCTTAAAACATCATGTCCAATATGTTGCAAGAATGTACTGTTAATATTccttacatttgtttttgtctccGCTATAGATTTCTACTTGTCGGTCAGGCGGCGATGGAGCGCCAGAGCAGAGGATTTGCGTAACGTAACCGTGTTGTCTGTGGGAGGTGGATACCGTGACTATCAGGTTCGCTCAGGGCTCACCACTCTGACCTGCCCTGCGGATGACACCAACAAGATGGCCGTCGTGGTGAGGAAGAGTAAACACAGTGTATAATATCCACCTATAGCCccagatttattaaaaacaaatacaaacacaggaTTTTTTTGTTATCTCAGATATAGTGTGTTATTGGCTCAAAGCAGTAGAAGTGATAAGACACAGAGGAGAGTGTGTACTCAAGACACGACAAAGACACTGGTTTACACAAACAACCATTCGATTAAACAgactataataatatatacatatatatatatatatataatacagtttatttataataagaattaattttatttgaggGCACTTTTATTTGAGGGCACTCTCAAGGTCACcttacaaaaatacatttaaatttacataaacattcaaGATTATGAAGAACCTTGAATCTGAATAgcagaattttatacttgatgcGGAACTTCAAGTATAAtcttaacattaacatttaacattaattgaATATATAGAGTTAATGTTAAACAGCACAAGGcaaataaaattacataaaaCCTTTGATCATGGCCTCGATTAGCTTTTAAGAGTAATGTGTACTTCATATACAGAGTAGATAAACAAGGTGTtacataaaatgaaaacaaatggtatttataactagatttgtaaagttcgtcgcaacaaactttgatgttggctttgacggtgcaagtattcgcaaaggccggtgctttttggaggcgagtggacataagcatcagtgttacttttggaggcgagtggacagaaagattgtgaaagctactggaccactagggtgtcaatacttttggaggcgagcggacatgagcatgtgacgtgatccgaatacccgtgaggcagttcccctcattgtgctgagtgttttgatatgtcacatgtccatgttgtgcaaattttttattttgacgtGACGTCACAGATGTAGAAatatgttgggttttttttccctccatttttAACCGGGGGTGATTGTTCTTAAAAACGTTTCACTTTCACCTTTGGACTTTGTGATGTATCCATTTGCAGTGTAACAGGCATCCCatcaaatcaaattcaaatcaaatcaaattttgtcacatacagtacacatacatacagagtacgacatgcagagagatgctttttgcatttgtccggtattcaaacattaggaatgcaatttgggataaaaaatgtaaccaaaaggaggtagataaattataaaaaagtatacactatataaaaagaaactatagaaaatatgaaaatataagtgaaaaataatgtatatacataaatatacataaatgcatatagtatttaattattgtccttaaaaaaaaatgttcagaaaacATTGAaggggagaggtccagtactagatccagaTCCttgtgtttcctggtttaaacttcGAATGTCCGGCgagaagaagcttctcctcgttctctctgtgtttgctttcaaaaGCACAGGACATGGTGACAAGGTGTGCTCTGTTTTTCCCAGGTGACTGCTGTTCCCAGGACCTGGGTCTCTACTGATCATCTATCCATTGTGTGGTAAGTAGTTCACTCACTGTCTAGTTCACtgtctgtggtgtggtgtggtgtggtgtggtgtggtgtgtgtgtgtgtgtgtgtgtggtgtgtgtgagagagagagagagagagtgtgtgtgtgtgtggtgagggagagagagagagagtgtgtgtgtggtgagggagggagagagagagagagtgtgtgtgtggtgagagagagagagagagtgtgtgtgtggtgagagagagagagagagagagtgtgtgtggtgagagagagagagtgtgtgttttgttgtgtggttgagagagtagagagagaaagcgatagagagtagagagagagtggtTGTTGATTTGTAGTATGGAGAGAGGTGTTTGCTGAGAGAGTAGGTTTTTttgtctgagattgtgtgtgtggttagcgATCTAGcgatatttgttttttgtttatgttcataGCTCTACGTGTGTTTGTCGACTCTCTCGCTATCTCGCTATATGTTGTgttcgctcgctctctctctgttttctctagCTAGGAGAGCATGCGTGTGGTACGAGCTACTGCAGAGCTAGTATATAGCTGTGTGCGCTCGCGCATACTCTCGTACTCTGCTATCGCATAGCTCGACTCATGTGTGTGATCGTCGCTTTGTGTactgttgttctctctctctctcttttgtctccTCTATatcttttgttgtgtttttctctctctctaatctctctatatatctctatgtctctctctctctctgctctgtctgctagctctttgttttttgttctctcgttttgtgtgtgcacagcgcgtgtgtggtttgtgtgtgtgtgtgtgtgtgtgtgtgtgtgtgtgtgtgtgtgtgtgcgcgcgcgcgctcgcttgtgtgtgtgtgtgtgtggtgtgtgcgcgctcgCTCGCGCTTTTGTGTGGTTCGCGCGCGTGTAGTTGGTGCGCGCGCTGTGTTTGTGGTGCGCGCGCTCGcgcggtgtggtgtgtggtgtgcgcgctcgctgtctcgtgtgtgtgtgggtgctcgcgcgcgcgcgctcgtgtggtttgtttggtgcgcgcgcgcgctcgcggtgtgtttgtgttctcgcgccgcgcgcgcgcgtgtgtgtagtgtgtgtggtgcgccGCGCGAGTCGCATCGCgcgagtcgtgtgtgtgtggtgcgacgcgtgtgtgcgtgtgtggtgagagagcgtgtgtgtgtgtgtggtgagagagcgtgtgtgtgtgtgtggtgagagagcgtgtgtgtgtgtgtggtgagagagcgtgtgtgtgtgtgtgtgtggtgagagagcgtgtgtgtgtgtgtgtgtggtgagagagcgtgtgtgtgtgtgtgtgtggtgagagagcgtgtgtgtgtgtgtgtggtgagagagcgtgtgtgtgtggtgagagagcgtgtgtgtgtggtgagagagcgtgtgtgtgtggtgagagagcgtgtgtgtgtggtgagagagcgtgtgtgtgtgtgtgtgtggtgagagagcgtgtgtgtgtgtgtgtggtgagagagcgtgtgtgtgtgtgtgtgtggtgagagagcgcgtgtgtgtgtgtgtgtggtgagagagcgcgtgtgtgtgtgtgtgtgtggtgagagagcgcgtgtgtgtgtgtgtgtgtgtgtggtgagagagcgagtgtgtgtgtgtgtgtgtgtgtgtgtggtgagagagcgtgtgtgtgtgtgtgtggtgagagagcgtgtgtgtgtgtgtgtgtgtgtgtggtgagagagcgtgtgtgtgtgtgtgtgtgtgtgtgtgtgtgtgtggtgagagagtgtgtgtgtgtgtggtgggatgTGTGGGGTGAGAGAgcgtggggggtgtgtgtgtgtgtggtgaggagAGCGTGTGTTatggggggtgtgtgggtgtggtgagagaggcgtgtgtgtgtgtgtgtgatgtgtgtgacgagagtgtgagagagagtgtggtgtgtgtggtgagagagcgtgtgtgtgtgtgtgttgtgttgtgtggtgagagacgagtgtgtgtgtgtggtgtgttagtgtgtggctgcgaggagtgtgtgtgtggtgttgtgtgtggtgacGAGAGCGAGAGCAGATggagaggagagtgtgtgtgtgtgcgtgtgtgtgtggtgagagagagagagagagagtgtgtgtgtgtgtgtgtgtgtgtggtgagagagagagagagagtgtgcgtgtgtgtgtgtgtgtgtggtgagagagagagagagagagtgtgtgtgtgtgtgcgtgtgtggggtgagagtgtgtgtgttgggggggttGCTTCTGTGTTTGATCctctttttctgtattttgttttgttttcttttttcaaggTGTAAGGAGTTGGTGCTAGCCACAGTGCGGGCATTCTTTGACCTGATTGATCCTGAGACGGGGCAGGTGTGTACAGTCATACTTTATATTAGCAttcatcatgtgtgtgtttgtgcatgtgtgtggaatttgcctTGTCCTTATGTGTATGATTCCTTAGTTCACAAAGGATACAGAGAAAAGGAAGTCTGTACTGAATCATCACTTCATCCGCCACCCCGTGCAGCTACCTGCTGAGCAAATCGACACACCAGTCAGCTTTTCAGGTGTGTTTTAGAGTGTGTTCATTGGTCTTTGAGGGATTTACAAAGCAAGTGAGTAGTGTGTCACCTTTTTTATTACTACCAAAAaacaactcaacacacagccattaatgtctaaaccgctggccacaaaagtgagtacacccctaagtatCTAAactgtccaaattgggcccaaagtgtcaatattttgtgtgggcaccattattttccagtactgccttaaccctcttgagcatggagttcaccagggcatcacaggttgccactggagtcctcttgcACTTCTCCATGACAACATCACatagctggtggatgttagagaacatgtgctcctccaccttccgattgaggatgccccacagatgctcaatagggtttaggtctggagacatgctttgcctgtccatcacctttaccctcagcttttTTAGCAAGGCAGTGATTGTCttgtaggtgtgtttggggtcgttatcaTGTTTTAATACTGCTCTTTGGCCCAGTCTCCAAAGGGAAaggatcatgctctgcttcttTGTCACAGTACATATTGCCATTtatggttccctcaatgaactgtagctccccagtgcctGCAGCACTCATGTAGCCCCAGACCACGACACTCCCACCActatgcttgactgtaggcaagacacacttgtctttgttctcctcacctggttgccaccacacacacgcttgacaccatctgaaccaaataagtttatcttggtctcaacagaccacaggacatggttccagtaatccatgtccttagtctgcttgtcttcagcaaactgtttgtgggctttcttgtgcatcagctgtagaagaggcttccttctgggacaACAGCCATGaagaccaatttgatgcagtgtgcggcgtatggtctgagcactgaccgGCTGATCCCCAACCCCTccaacctctgcagcaatgctggaaGCATTCATATGTCTATttccaaacacaacctctggatatgatgctgaaagatataataaaatatttacaaaatgtgaggggtgtactcacttctgtgagatactgtagaTTTAAATGGCTTAAAGTATTGCCATTAGTTGTGCACATTTGGTCAGAGAATATTAGATTAGTGTTTAACTCCATCCcatggagggaagagagagagagagcagagaaaaaaaagggaaggagaagagagagagagagagagagagagagaagagaaaaggaagagagagaagagagagagagagagaagagagagagaaaaaaaggaaaaggagaggagagagagagagagagagagagagagagagagagagagcaggagagaacaaacaggaaagactgtagagcagagagagagaaggaggaagagataGCAATGCAGAGCGAGAGAAACAAaggaagagatgagagagagagtagggatagaagaaaaaaaggagatgagagagagagagatgagaagagagagaaaaaaaggaaagagtaGAGAGCGAAGGAgcgaggagaaagagaagagaaaaaaactagTCCATGTTAGACTaagagagaataaaggagagagagagagagagagagagctagagagtcGATACAAGTGAACACTATCTCGAGAGACGATGTGTGAGCGGAAAAGCGTTACCCCaccttcccctctctctctctctctatctctctctctctctctctctctctctctctctctctctctctaccccctccctcttgctctctctctttctctctctctaccccccctccctctccccctctctctctgtaggcTCCCTGGAGGCCTGGAGTGAAGTGAACACACTCCGTCTGTTCTACAGCGCTCCCAAGGTGATGCAAACTCACACAGGCTGTAGCTTAATCAGCTCTCTAGCTCCCTAAACAGTGAATCAGTTTATAGTGCAAATAAGTTGGGGCTCTGGGAAGGACCCTGTCTCACTACACATTGGACACTGATGGCATCCTCACATTGTAAAATTTTATCACAGGCATTTATATGCAACAGGCAGGATTGAaggttttgtcattttttatgttttgccATTTGAAAGCTACAATAACAAGTTGCTTACATTTGTAATGAACTTGGCTGAGACTAGTTTAGCTCGCCTTTTTGTTTGCAAGCTGAAAGGCTTTAATTATGTCAATTCCAGTAAGAGAATATAGTTAGCATTATGCTCTCTGGTTGTTGCAGTGCAtcgtgggattttttttagtgaGTGAACTTTCCAGTGCGATTATAGGATTTTGCAATGGCTGATTCCCTGGTTATTAGCCTGACTACTGGAGTGGGAGCTGATTAAGATGCACccttacacatttacactgttGTTACTCTGTCTCATGAGTTTAATGTCCCCTCATTATTTATACAGGAAGTCCAAGTTCAGTACTTCCTGTTTGCGCTTAGCAGCAGGAGGAAagcttacacacacttctactgcCGCAACAGCAACCTGGTTAGTGTGCAATTGTGGATTCAAATAAACTCACTTATAaattttctaaagaaaaaaaaaaagaaattaacaaTTTAATTAACTGTGATGATTAAAACTGTTTAACATTAAATctaaagatatattttttttaataatgttttttgcttttttgctaCTCACTAGTGCAGAAGACCAaacataaatgcattttttttattggcttgtttaggatttttttcactttcagcTTTTCAATTCCAGATATTAAAGTGATTTGAGGGACTCTGAATTTGAGGTTCTGTCTCACAGGAAATGTCCAGCTGGCTCTTTGGCTGCACTCAGATGAATGGCTCTGTGTGGTGAGCGTTAAAAGTGTTTAATTAAAGTGAAGTTTAAAATATTCAGTTCATATAACAGTTCAACTGGGGGCAGTGggggctcaactggttaaggctctgagttgttgatcggaggatcggggttcaaggcccagcacagtcaagctgccactgctgggctcctgagaaaggccctcaaccctccctgctccaggggcgctgtatcatagctgcccctgcactctgaccccaacctcctcagtcggggtatgtgaagaaaagaactccactgtgctgtaatgtatatgtggcgatactAGACTAAATAGAAATGAGCCTTGAACCAGTAAGAGAGACTGTCTGTTGATTTACGGTGATTTATTGATGAACAGCGCATTGCAGGGAAATATCTGTTAATTAATTAGTGAAtaattagattattatttttacttaatattttttcccctaacTTTGTCAGTGAGCAAGCAGTAGATTTGTCTCCCCGAACAGAACTTCTTCCAGCTTATAAggtatgtgattttttttttattttcgtTTCTTTAATTTCCTGCCGATAATTGCCtgtagcttttcttttctttcttttgttttaatgaaataattaataaaaatatccaAGTGCATCTGCTTTTCAAAATTTATGAAGAGAAAACTCAGTCACTTATTACATATTCAACCTGAAAGCTTATTTAACAAGCTTTGAATCAAGGCCAGACCCAGTGATGAGAATGAAGGTAATGAATTTAGGTAATTTTCCAACACTCGTTTTTGGACAAaagtataatgtgtataatgtaatgTTGGACCTTACAGTACTCCATTTCTGTCCTCCATGTCTGAATTGGATGTTTGATTAAGTTTAGGTCTCTGAGAAAGCGCATGCTATTCTACATTCACAAATACAGTGATTTTATCTCTGGAAGCCACCAGTCTGTGTACtgtgaagaaaccttgagaggaaccatctgcatttgggtgacactggagggtgtgatttttagaaatataaagTCTGGatattgtgtattgatgaggttattgtcctcaaagaccacatgtagttggcttctgttagaatgtctgaatacttcataaATCatagtccaactggagctggtacaactttagatgcctcaggatcctcacagggttggtctcatctcagtgaaggaccaaaatcttcatgacacggaacacagctagagctggtacaatctctgtatgtcttgggatgggtagaaaaagataAGCGACTCTGAATTACTCTGTATTCACATAAAGTTCAGATTTATCTCTTTCTTGCGCCACTAGTCCCCAGGCATGGCTGCCTCCAGTCAATAATGTTCGCTGTCACTCATGATACTGGAAGTCGCAGCAGTTGAAAATGCATGATCTCTGGTCACTTGGTCACAGTGAGTCCCTGCATGTATGAAGGTTGTTTTAGCCTTCAAACTCCTCAGTTGGTAGTGTGTTTGGGGAGAGTGAGCTAGAAAGTGGGAATTGGCAGATGAGCAGGGATTTGATCTTTAACATGATTTTAACACTCCAGCTGGTGATATCACTTTTTTCCTAGAgatgctgaaatgtttttttatacacaacGAGTCTCCATGTTCTggttgttattgtgtttgtaaTTCTGTTATTTCCACTCCTGCATATTTTATTGTGCTgcaatgtataatatataatgctCTTACTGTATTGCTCTTCCTTTTCTATTCCTGTATTGTGTTTCTCttaattttttgtatttgtacagtatgtatgtagcACATGAGGAAGTGACATTTATTCTTTCCTCTCTTTGGCTCTAGGTCCTAATTGTTAAGTTAAGTGAACTGTTTGGCATCTCTCATCTGGTCATCGATGCCTCAAACCTCAATACACGACAGGTACAAAATCATCCACAAAACCTGTCCTTCCTCTTCTGCTCTCGTCCATATGTGAGCTACAATTCTTCCAATCAGACACTCCAGTGCTTTCACACAGAGCGAGAATCTGTTCTCCACATCAGCTTGAACCTGACTTGTATTTTAATCTCATGAATACAGCCGATAAAAGAGAAACGCACAGGAAGATATAAacttgtgtgagtgagagagagagagtgagagagagagtgagagagagtgagtgagtgagggagggagagagtgagtgagggagggagggagggagagagtgagtgagggagggagggagagagtgagtgagggagggagggagggagggagagagtgagggagggagggagagagtgagtgagggagggagaatCCTTTTGCTCAGATTCATGTTGTTTAAGAATATAATTTCTGTAACTCACTAGAGGGCAAATTAGATTTTTGACCAATAGTGAATTtcctttaaattatttaattatttttagttCATTATAGAAAATGTCTTTTTGGTATATTCTCTAGAACTATTCTAGAGGTTTCTGTTAAATCATATTTTCCCCCCAGTTTATAGTGGAGTGTGAGTGGCAGAGAGAAGAAAGCCTGACCATCCCAGTTCCTGTCCCTCATGTTCTCTCTTTCGGTGAGATCAATTCCCCACACACTGAGTTGTGACTGCTGCGTTATACTGTTACCATCTATTTACCCTTTAAGCACCCCAGACCCCAATATATTGGGCCTCAGTTATAAGCAAACACAAGAATTCACTGTAATGCTTTTACCATCACAAGTCAACACTTCTGTGCTGAAATTGTGTATTTAGAAGTTTAGATGTCTCAGCAAGAAAAATCCTATGTTTGTATCGAACATAAAACTGGAGGAAAAGTcataagggatttttttttacaaacataGTAGTGGTTAGCAGATTAAAATGTTAGAATTGTtagttgtttctttaaaaagttgttttttgtttttttcttgttttgcaGGTTTGACAGTAAGTGATGTCATGATCAGCTCATCCAGTCTACTGCACACTCTCCAACTGCACCACTTTCACCAGGTAAAGCTCTTCATGTTTTATATCATGTATACATTGTGTTTCCTTTTAAACATAGTTATAACAGCTGCtgacttatatttatttatttaccactATTACCTGTATCTGGTTTAAACAGTGCTTGGCCCCCTCAATTGCTGCTCAAGGCTAAATCTGTAATGTTGTTCAACCAACAGGTTTATCAGGCCTTTAAAATCACAGTAAGCAGCCAGTGCAAGGTTACCAAAGGTAAACTGATATATGGATATCTTCATTTCCATCTCAGCCATGGTGCCTGACTATCTGCCTGtaaaaagcataatttttttgtatttgcctGTAGAAAGACTGCCCAATATCTACCGATTGAAGGTGCCTTGGTCTCAAGAAGATTCCTTCGTCACTGCAGGGTATGTATACAAAGTCATTCATATCACATGCTTTAAATTATTTCTCGTTATATGTTGATGTTGTTTACTTTCTTGTTCTAATAAACATTGGTGCCATTTCCAGCATTCCCTCAGTGACCGAGATTAGCGGTATGCTGCACACTAGTCGCAAAGACAACTCCTCAAGTGCCCTCTTACAGCTCCACGCTGCCCCCAACTGCCAGTACAAGGTGATTTCCCATGAGGCATTGccacttacttttttttttttaaaccaccaAGTTTCCAGAGAGTGTCTAATGTAGTGTGTTTGATTTTACTGCAGATCTCAGTGCGCACCTCCTTCCCTAAAGTGCTCGGACAGGTACGTCCCCTAAACATTCAcctacaataacacacacacacacactactctgtTCTTTCTAACCTTCCAGTTCACCTTCACTCGGTTtcagaaaatgtaaatgattccAAAAATAAGGCAGCTAATCTTACGATTATGATTTCATTTGATTGATAAAATTGACATTGGAGAGGATTTCTGGTTTCTCAGATCCTTCGTTTCTGTGGCCCAGCAATGCCTGTGTATGTGGCTGTGGTGTTGATGCTCGCTTTAAAGAGGCAGCTGACTTCTGTCCTACGAACGGGTCGAGCCGTGAACACGAGAGACACCATAGCAAAAAGTTTACAGCTACATAAACTTGAGCCTCCTGTTCTGCTGCTGCACCTGTTCCTCAGGTCAGTTCATGGTCTGCTCGTTTAGCTTtgtcttctttatttctttaatttttcttttgttagtcttttgtgtaattaatttgatctgtcatttgtttttatcttatGGGTTGTGCTCCTCTATTATCTATATATGTACAGAGGTTATGATTTGTTATCTCTGTCTTTATGTCCATGTTACCTtaagtttaataaatatttaatcaataatctccctctttctctcagaCAGGGCTGGTTTCAGGAATGCTGGTCTGCTCTGGCTCTCCCTGCGGTAGACCTCTTGCCTCTTGCCCCATTGGAAGACTTGTCCCGTGATGCAGTGGGGCCGGGGCAGGACTGGCCCCGCC
This genomic window contains:
- the pgap1 gene encoding GPI inositol-deacylase, with the protein product MEKALIYGFYAAALALLLTGLRELLFGFEENRCSMTYMFEYPEYRRVQLPRRVARQYPAYGLFLYGEGLYAQETRNLKLTGAPVLFLPGNAGSYKQARSLGSVALRKAEGLDGETHLNVFTIDFNEELVALYGGSLSRQTHFLHESIKVILHLYKNHPDPPSSVVLVGHSMGGVIARALFSLPRFNPRLVSLILTQASPHQSPVLSLDPFILDFYLSVRRRWSARAEDLRNVTVLSVGGGYRDYQVRSGLTTLTCPADDTNKMAVVVTAVPRTWVSTDHLSIVWCKELVLATVRAFFDLIDPETGQFTKDTEKRKSVLNHHFIRHPVQLPAEQIDTPVSFSGSLEAWSEVNTLRLFYSAPKEVQVQYFLFALSSRRKAYTHFYCRNSNLEMSSWLFGCTQMNGSVCEQAVDLSPRTELLPAYKVLIVKLSELFGISHLVIDASNLNTRQFIVECEWQREESLTIPVPVPHVLSFGLTVSDVMISSSSLLHTLQLHHFHQVYQAFKITVSSQCKVTKERLPNIYRLKVPWSQEDSFVTAGIPSVTEISGMLHTSRKDNSSSALLQLHAAPNCQYKISVRTSFPKVLGQILRFCGPAMPVYVAVVLMLALKRQLTSVLRTGRAVNTRDTIAKSLQLHKLEPPVLLLHLFLRQGWFQECWSALALPAVDLLPLAPLEDLSRDAVGPGQDWPRLVSPLMCILGAAVAFWGSAVLSMSLHALSFLLAPLHRPSVSRHCGTLHVPAQILLILGLTALGGVTCGALSVTVSFLLHLYRVLRLQMTERTLSHMLNLAPQSMQQNTENGCSTSESQRSHSECNGTPLLSESALQEVRDDLQLHLNVSALLALPVMLSAPSLIYWSRNLRYSAHLNPDPFWPHTLPLFIASVLLVNCNTLTLSRSKLMLRPTLRLLLPLSVAMLIFSTLHLYRVTHFLSVALTLLAASCYL